The proteins below come from a single Zea mays cultivar B73 chromosome 8, Zm-B73-REFERENCE-NAM-5.0, whole genome shotgun sequence genomic window:
- the LOC100384648 gene encoding uncharacterized LOC100384648 precursor, whose protein sequence is MAPLLLLLLLFPVQLQLLLLLAVADAVPGLCARATCAGHVIQYPFWLNSSAPDCGHRHGIGLVCEGNSTLTLPYMSHRYVVSSIDYKTRTVLVSDADIGDEYDAAGCPRVRVNLTIDTAWLRPAASDANITFLYDCKKSITLPSAVELSGCHWQQQQQQQDYCRRSYVLPDGGITGAEAHQYGCEDVVVAPVLDAHRREILGAPPANGSLRRVLQGGFELNYDTHSELCDRCGASGGWCGYRRDEAPAAGAGGGLTFACFCDGGPTTTGLCGAGTYVRMYVSSSLPQRYNLLTSL, encoded by the coding sequence ATGGCTcctctgctcctgctcctgctcctcttCCCCGTCCAGCTCCAGCTCCTGCTCCTCCTAGCCGTAGCCGACGCCGTCCCCGGTCTCTGCGCCAGAGCCACATGCGCCGGCCATGTCATCCAGTACCCGTTCTGGCTCAACTCCTCGGCGCCCGACTGCGGCCACCGCCACGGGATCGGCCTTGTCTGCGAGGGCAACTCGACGCTGACCCTCCCCTACATGTCCCACAGATACGTAGTGTCCAGCATCGACTACAAGACGCGTACCGTGCTGGTCTCGGACGCCGACATCGGCGACGAGTACGACGCGGCCGGCTGCCCGCGTGTCCGGGTGAACCTCACCATCGACACCGCCTGGCTGCGGCCCGCGGCCTCCGACGCCAACATCACCTTCCTGTACGACTGCAAGAAGAGCATCACCCTGCCCTCCGCCGTGGAACTGAGTGGGTGCCATtggcaacagcagcagcagcaacaggatTATTGCCGTAGGTCGTACGTGCTGCCGGACGGCGGGATCACGGGCGCGGAGGCGCACCAGTACGGGTGCGAGGACGTGGTGGTGGCGCCGGTGCTGGACGCGCACAGGAGGGAGATCCTGGGCGCGCCCCCGGCGAACGGATCCCTCCGCCGGGTGCTGCAGGGCGGGTTCGAGCTGAACTACGACACCCACTCCGAGCTGTGCGACCGGTGCGGGGCCTCCGGCGGGTGGTGCGGCTACCGACGCGACGAGGCGCCCGCCGCCGGCGCCGGCGGCGGGCTGACGTTCGCCTGCTTCTGCGACGGCGGCCCGACGACCACGGGCCTGTGCGGTGCCGGTACGTACGTACGTATGTATGTCTCCTCTTCACTCCCCCAGCGTTACAATTTACTTACTTCTCTTTGA